One Punica granatum isolate Tunisia-2019 chromosome 3, ASM765513v2, whole genome shotgun sequence genomic window carries:
- the LOC116200566 gene encoding peroxidase 15-like produces the protein MPAGTRTPLPLLNTNFYSSSCPNVSAIVRGVMEQAQQSDVQIGAKPIRLHFHGCFVQGCDGLESEQDANPNAGSVTGFEVADDIKAALENACPAVVSCADILAIASQVGVYRQGGSDWEVELGRRDSRTTNKAEANTALPSLFDNFDELTHSLSAMGLDSTDVVALSVAHTFGRAQCGTFSPCLYNFSGTGGPDPTLDSAFLNTLRQICPPSDDGDTMTDLDSSSPDSFDNNYFTNLQNNQGLLRTDQELTSGATDIVNWFAGSQSEFFDAFARSMVKMGSSRPLTGSSGEIRV, from the exons ATGCCTGCAGGAACCAGAACTCCACTTCCTCTCTTGAACACCAACTTCTACAGCAGTTCGTGCCCGAATGTTTCGGCCATTGTACGTGGAGTGATGGAGCAGGCCCAGCAGAGCGATGTCCAGATCGGGGCCAAGCCCATCCGCCTCCATTTCCACGGCTGCTTTGTCCAG GGATGTGACGGGTTAGAGAGTGAACAAGATGCTAACCCCAATGCAGGCTCAGTCACAGGATTTGAAGTGGCCGACGACATAAAGGCCGCACTTGAGAACGCTTGCCCTGCCGTGGTGTCATGTGCTGATATTCTAGCCATCGCGTCCCAAGTGGGCGTCTA CAGGCAGGGGGGGTCAGATTGGGAAGTTGAATTGGGAAGAAGGGACAGCAGAACAACAAACAAGGCCGAAGCTAACACTGCCCTCCCGAGTCTCTTCGAcaacttcgatgaattgacCCACAGTCTCTCCGCCATGGGATTAGACTCCACCGATGTTGTTGCATTGTCTG TGGCACACACATTTGGAAGAGCCCAGTGCGGCACCTTTAGCCCCTGCCTCTACAACTTCAGTGGCACCGGCGGCCCCGACCCCACCCTCGACTCTGCCTTCCTCAACACACTCCGGCAAATCTGCCCTCCGTCCGACGATGGTGACACGATGACGGACCTCGATTCCTCATCTCCTGACAGTTTCGACAACAACTACTTCACCAACCTCCAGAACAACCAGGGCCTCCTCCGGACTGACCAGGAGCTCACCTCGGGCGCTACCGACATAGTCAACTGGTTCGCCGGAAGCCAGAGCGAGTTCTTTGACGCCTTTGCCAGGTCCATGGTGAAAATGGGAAGCAGTCGGCCACTAACAGGGAGTTCCGGGGAAATTAGAGTTTGA
- the LOC116200568 gene encoding aquaporin SIP1-1-like: MGAIKPAVADRIMTFGWVFCTSTLGAATMVIAFLLGLNQDVLPWASLAITMALVFVLIIVFEVIGGAIGEASSTPPPQRRSTPISRGRWTGTCQVEQRGAGGGTVEGEEEDDE; encoded by the coding sequence ATGGGGGCAATCAAGCCGGCGGTCGCAGACAGGATAATGACCTTCGGGTGGGTGTTCTGCACCTCAACGCTCGGGGCGGCGACAATGGTCATCGCCTTCCTGCTCGGGCTCAACCAGGATGTCCTGCCGTGGGCCTCCCTGGCCATCACCATGGCCCTCGTCTTCGTCCTCATCATCGTCTTCGAGGTCATCGGTGGAGCAATCGGCGAGGCGAGCTCAACCCCACCGCCACAGCGTCGTTCTACGCCGATCTCTAGGGGCCGTTGGACGGGAACTTGCCAAGTCGAACAGAGGGGAGCGGGAGGAGGAACAgtggagggggaggaggaagacgatgaatAG
- the LOC116198862 gene encoding peroxidase A2-like yields the protein MPPSTLVALAIAALCVVMGFRSGVAELEGDFYEDSCPNASAIVRRVLEQAQQRDVRIGAKLIRLHFHDCFVQGCDGSILLVNAEGIASEQDARPNVNSTAGFEVVDDMKAALENACPGVVSCADILAIASQVAVSLAGGPSWEVELGRRDSRTANRDEANTAIPSPVDSLANMTSKFAAVGLDSTDLVALSGAHTFGRARCTTFSHRLYNFSGTGGPDPTLDSAFLETLRQICPQSGDGNTITNLDPSSPDSFDNNYFTNLRNNRGLLQTDQELFSGAVADTVSAVNRFAGSQSEFFDAFAKSMVKMGGIRPLTGSSGEIRANCKRVN from the exons atgccgCCTTCAACTCTCGTCGCATTGGCTATAGCAGCGTTGTGCGTAGTTATGGGGTTCAGAAGCGGTGTCGCTGAGTTGGAGGGCGACTTCTATGAGGATTCGTGCCCAAACGCTTCGGCCATTGTACGCAGAGTATTGGAGCAGGCTCAGCAGAGGGATGTCCGCATCGGGGCCAAGCTCATCCGCCTCCATTTCCACGACTGCTTCGTCCAG GGATGTGATGGGTCGATTCTGCTGGTTAATGCAGAAGGGATCGCAAGTGAGCAAGATGCACGCCCCAATGTAAACTCAACTGCGGGATTTGAGGTGGTCGATGACATGAAGGCCGCACTCGAGAACGCCTGCCCTGGCGTGGTCTCATGCGCGGACATTCTAGCCATAGCATCGCAAGTGGCCGTCTCCTTG GCGGGTGGGCCAAGTTGGGAAGTTGAATTGGGAAGAAGAGACAGTAGAACTGCAAACAGGGATGAAGCCAACACTGCCATCCCGAGTCCTGTCGACAGCCTTGCTAACATGACTAGCAAGTTCGCCGCTGTGGGCTTAGACTCAACTGATCTTGTTGCATTGTCTG GGGCACACACATTTGGAAGAGCCCGATGCACCACCTTCAGCCACCGCCTCTACAACTTCTCTGGCACTGGCGGCCCCGACCCCACCCTCGACTCCGCCTTCCTCGAAACACTCCGGCAAATCTGCCCCCAATCCGGCGACGGGAACACAATAACGAACCTCGACCCCTCATCTCCTGACAGCTTCGACAACAATTACTTCACCAACCTCCGGAACAACCGGGGCCTCCTCCAGACTGATCAGGAACTCTTCTCGGGTGCTGTCGCCGACACTGTATCAGCCGTCAATCGGTTTGCTGGAAGCCAGAGCGAGTTCTTCGATGCATTCGCTAAGTCCATGGTGAAGATGGGAGGTATCCGGCCACTCACGGGGAGTTCCGGTGAAATTAGAGCCAACTGCAAACGAGTTAATTAA